CTAATGGTCATATTATTGGTGCTCGACAGCAAACCGGAGCTCGCGCGATAGCGCTCGACATTATCAGCCGCGGTAGTGAGCTTACTGCGCAGATCGCTAATTTGCGTCGCTAGCGTGCCTACGGCCTCCTTCGCCCTTTCGCGTTTCGCATTCGATTGCGTCCGAAGGTAGAGGGCGACGATTTCATTGGCGACGCGCGCCGCCAAGTCAGGACTATGCGCGCTGAACTGGATGGTGAGAACATGCGTCTTCGTCGGCGAAAACACTGTCAGATGTCGTTCGAAAACATCGGTGACTCGGTCTTCCGGCGCTATTGTCGTCGGATCGCGCACGAGACCAAATAGCATCAAAACCCGCGAGAATGGGCCGATCGGCTTCGCCGCGGGGTCAAATTCCGGATTGCCAATAAGGTGTACTTTCTCGATCACCTTGCGCGCGATGTCCCGCGACTTGACCAGTTGAACCTGACTGCCCACCGTTTCCAAATCGAGGGTTGGGGCATTGCCGACAGGCTGCACGGAATTGGGTAGGTAACTCTCTTGATTTTCGAGCAGCACCTGCGACTCGGCCGTATAGGTCGGCTTGACGAGCATCACAAAGAGACCGATGCCCACGAAAGCGAGCAGCGTCGGCCAGAAAATCCAACGTCTCTTCCTTTGGATCGCTTGCCAAAGAGCGCGGAGATCCAATTCGCTCGTGCGGTCATCGGAAGCCACGTCCGGATCGAACGGCTGATTCATCACTTATCCTATACGAGCGGTGCCGCTCGCCTTCTCTTTGATCTGCAAGCCCTTCGGCCCGGCGACCGGAAGTGGCGCGAGAGGCGGTCACGGTCACCATTGCAGTGCCGCCATAAAAGCCGCGCGAGTGTTGAAGTGAAGTTAATGGCCGATCGAAATCTCGGCCGCAAACTCAAGAATTGTTAACCATAGCTGCCTAGGATCGCCCGGACTCGAGATGAAGTCTTAGTGAGATCTCAACTTTCGGCGGCGATGATGCGGCGTTTTCTGGTTTCGGTTGTTTTTCTGGCGCTCGCGATGGCACTCGCCGGCTGTGCGGCGCCGTCCTATTCGGGCGTATTCGCCGTTAACGCGGATGCGCCCTATCGGCTTGGAAGCGGTGACCGTCTGCGCATCATTGTTTTCGGTCAGGACTCGCTGAGCAATTCCTATGCGGTCGACGGATCGGGTAACATTGCCATGCCGCTGATCGGTATTGTCCACGCCCGTGGACAGACGACTGAATCGCTTGCCCGATCGGTCGCCGCCAAGCTCCGCGATGGCTATCTGCGCGATCCGCAAGTTTCCGTGGAGGTCGAGGCCTACCGGCCGTTTTTCGTGCTCGGAGAAGTCACTACGCCAGGACAATATCCCTATATCTACGGTATGACGGCGCAAACTGCGGTTGCTGTCGCCGGCGGCTTTGGCCCGCGCGCCTATAAGCAAACCGTCTCTCTGACGCGCATTATCGACGGTCGCCCGGTAACTGGCCCGGTTCCGATTACGCAACTCATTCGGCCCGGAGACACGGTTGTCGTCCACGAACGATATTTCTGACGAGGCAGCCATGACCGCCATGCCGCCACTCGAAGCCGCGAGCGAACGCAAGCTGCGCATTCTGCATGTTCTGCGCGCGCCGTTGGGCGGTCTTTTCCGACATGTCATCGATCTCACTTATGAGCAGATCGCGCGCGGTCATTCCGTCGGACTGGTTGTCGATTCCACCACGGGCGGCATGCGGGCCGCCGAAATTCTCAGCCGAATCGAGCCTTTGCTTGCGCTCGGCGTTTTGCGCTTGCCGATACGCCGACAGCCGCGCTTCGATGACATCTCGAACGCCGTTCGAATTGCGCTACACAGCCGCAGGCTCGGCGCAGACATCGTGCATGGCCACGGATCCAAAGGCGGCGCCTACGCCCGCTTTGGGGCTTTTTTGCCAGGATTTGGCCAAGCCGTCCGAGCCTATACGCCGCATGGCGGCAGCTTCAACTATCGTTCCCACCCGGTCATCGACGCCGGCCTTATGGCA
The window above is part of the Methylovirgula sp. HY1 genome. Proteins encoded here:
- a CDS encoding polysaccharide biosynthesis/export family protein yields the protein MMRRFLVSVVFLALAMALAGCAAPSYSGVFAVNADAPYRLGSGDRLRIIVFGQDSLSNSYAVDGSGNIAMPLIGIVHARGQTTESLARSVAAKLRDGYLRDPQVSVEVEAYRPFFVLGEVTTPGQYPYIYGMTAQTAVAVAGGFGPRAYKQTVSLTRIIDGRPVTGPVPITQLIRPGDTVVVHERYF